One segment of Bradyrhizobium sp. CB2312 DNA contains the following:
- a CDS encoding non-ribosomal peptide synthetase yields the protein MAGRVPTENQSGKKQSMERQPVDAITAINRLAGSDPERVALRHGADELTYEALRSRSEALARTLREKGARGAVVGYWGGRDLDWATAVIAILNAGSTYLPLDPSLPASRTSFMIEQSRCALLIGRDRPESLSLSQESSKGAPPFVAIEAALRRVQTSSVVPSLNVDGLAYILFTSGSTGQPKGAMIERAGLSNHLAAKVDALSLTQTDCIAQTASHCFDISLWQLLSGLCVGASTAIIDDATLRSPSSLLQAIQRCGATVVQFVPSVLAVFVEYLQSLAAAERAMDGLRIISTVGEPLTPGLARAWLALYPRVSILNHYGPTECADGVTHHLVSVPPALAEPYVPIGRPIENVQVYIADGPRLCNVGEVGEICVSGVGVAAGYVNDHVRTKDAFGPNPFSNDLSFRRLYRTGDLGRLRSDGLLECLGRRDRQVKIRGHRIELGEIEARLSAHHLVHGAVAVASVCAGVKLTARDIGGAEAQAGSRRLVAYVSAPAELAESDLQNFLAEALPSYMLPERIIHVSAIPLTRNGKVDFAALPDPATVRPPLSTPFEEPRTGLEVRLRQIWSGILRIDQIGVNDQFMSLGGDSLRAMLILGQLQTLLGVRADFRLVLHGTIRSLAASIAHSAEPNSRAAFTYRKLNRSPLTRLQEHLWFLSQLDPSARNYIIQGGLRVRGNIDLARFTRAWAEVIHSHQALSARFIDEDGPVQCFDAPPSTSLGLTDVSHLTSSEAEELIAQLRRTEVKDGFDLRQGRLFRARMVRSGPDNHLILITAHEIILDAWSISILLRDLQRKYLDAVAPWPENRASLSAYAAWETQHASPEALQSQRHYWRRQIGDDPPVLSLGTGRARPQTNSYRGASHPVLLGDDLSSRVREFARGNSCTTSTTLLACFKLLLRMYSGQDDIVVGIPHAVRDQPGSADIVGFFLNMLPIRATVDGGECFAAHATRIQGLVSDAIANSAYPFGWMVRDSRLCREPGRSPIFQVMFNMYSEGAEPLGQDELALTFREYDTGYVKFDLTLYAQDLGDEIALQLAYAEDIISSDLAIRMANTLRCLIAACVDKPLVPIEELNCLSSSDLTILDSLDGSIQRYESECPLVEAFEQISLSNQSNLAYFGEFGEVTFGQLRERVAAIRSSLRNMEVGAGDLVAMLVDRSPDVAAIMLAARGLDAVVVPISPDYPRDRIQHILRDSQAKLLLHANITEPGFEIPSICLLALETCSVSRDDFAPSNTPSDHPIANLIYTSSSTGRAKGVLIPEWAILNRLNWMWRRFPFDSTDVMVVQKSACLVASAWEYFGGLLRGVPTLILTQGQVLAPDLLLCSLAKHRVTRFLASPPLLSGLIGAQERQPQSTALRLVTSSAEPMPSSLPARWRRSFPGVPLWNFYGATECASNAAVHETSDADDNSALVPVGRPIDNVKLYVLDARLKRVPVGAPGELCIAGRCLSAGYWQDQDRTDRCFVPNPYDCGQYNVLYRSGDIARISASGLLEICGRSDNQIKVRGFRIEPEEVEGALESHPAIAKAAVFAEGIDDDRRLTASVVPARENLSSGEILAHLRKKLPSYMIPAAFRLVDSIPLTTSGKIERARLSSVPYREIETNPSAEPRTRNERVLARIWEDLLGAKGVGIDSSFFDIGGDSLLSVRCVTLARKAGLNLTVNQLYRTPTIRDLAAGEAEAAPHNVDFADGLLPVPPVISYWNSLVGFDEHFNIGDLFFLPGGILNIKILDRALAHIIKRHEGLRLRVARTQDGLRLGIGPCPAERIVEEIDLVRMTGPDQRRTIESVSARCQHMFRFDGHTPLVHVTAFRISESGDYYLLLLIHHFVVDGIGYRLFLEALEDAYNALAAGHDVNGPETVQRLSPWLKRLEHYANSEALHELKHWEGIDYDQFNLRVSDASWRGPSVAEESARELHDPSLGGRREVSNGRSLRVDQAKYHLEIDGEATAGLLSIGARSAHCQDFDVFLAAMSGAFGALFGNYSLWIDSLTSTRGRLFDDCDSSQIIGLISELVPLPLNVTGRESRSGRARSIYRQRNALPRGE from the coding sequence ATGGCGGGTCGCGTGCCTACGGAAAATCAATCAGGCAAGAAGCAGTCTATGGAACGTCAACCGGTTGACGCGATCACGGCGATTAATCGGCTTGCAGGTTCGGATCCGGAGAGAGTTGCGCTGAGGCACGGCGCAGACGAACTCACATATGAGGCGCTACGGTCAAGATCGGAAGCCCTTGCGAGGACCTTACGAGAGAAGGGTGCTCGCGGGGCGGTTGTCGGCTATTGGGGGGGGCGCGACCTCGACTGGGCGACGGCGGTCATCGCAATTTTGAATGCTGGATCAACGTACCTACCGCTCGATCCATCGCTGCCGGCTTCCCGCACATCATTCATGATCGAGCAGAGCCGCTGCGCTCTGCTGATAGGCCGAGACCGGCCGGAGTCGCTCAGCCTATCCCAGGAGAGCAGCAAAGGAGCCCCTCCATTCGTAGCTATAGAGGCGGCACTGCGCAGGGTACAGACCTCGTCTGTTGTGCCATCGCTGAACGTGGATGGACTTGCCTATATTCTGTTTACGTCTGGTTCGACAGGGCAGCCTAAGGGCGCAATGATCGAGCGCGCCGGCCTAAGCAATCATTTGGCGGCGAAGGTCGACGCTTTAAGTCTCACTCAGACGGATTGCATCGCGCAAACCGCATCGCACTGCTTTGACATCTCGCTGTGGCAGCTTCTTTCTGGGCTTTGCGTCGGAGCCTCTACGGCAATTATTGATGATGCGACACTGAGGTCGCCGTCATCGCTCCTTCAAGCAATTCAACGGTGCGGCGCCACGGTTGTGCAATTCGTTCCGTCGGTGCTGGCAGTGTTTGTTGAGTATCTGCAGTCGCTTGCTGCGGCCGAGCGAGCCATGGACGGCTTGCGGATTATTTCTACCGTCGGAGAACCTCTAACACCGGGATTGGCGCGCGCGTGGCTTGCCTTGTATCCCCGCGTTTCCATTCTCAACCACTACGGGCCGACCGAGTGCGCGGACGGCGTGACGCATCATCTGGTTTCCGTGCCGCCTGCGCTGGCGGAGCCTTATGTACCGATCGGCAGGCCAATTGAAAACGTTCAGGTTTATATCGCGGACGGACCACGGCTCTGCAACGTAGGAGAGGTCGGCGAAATCTGTGTTAGCGGCGTTGGCGTCGCTGCCGGTTACGTCAATGACCATGTCCGCACCAAGGATGCGTTTGGGCCAAACCCGTTCTCAAACGACCTGTCCTTCCGGCGCCTATATCGGACAGGTGATCTTGGCCGCCTTCGCTCCGACGGCCTTTTGGAATGTCTCGGTCGACGGGATCGTCAGGTCAAAATTCGCGGGCACAGAATCGAGCTGGGGGAAATCGAGGCTCGCTTGTCCGCTCATCACTTGGTGCATGGCGCCGTCGCAGTCGCCTCTGTCTGCGCAGGCGTAAAGCTTACCGCGCGAGATATAGGTGGGGCCGAGGCGCAAGCCGGATCGCGGCGACTAGTTGCGTATGTGTCAGCTCCAGCTGAACTGGCGGAAAGCGACCTTCAGAATTTTCTTGCTGAGGCACTCCCCAGCTACATGCTTCCGGAAAGAATCATCCACGTCAGCGCTATTCCACTGACCAGGAACGGAAAGGTCGATTTTGCAGCGTTGCCTGACCCGGCCACTGTTCGCCCTCCATTGTCAACGCCATTTGAGGAGCCGCGCACAGGCCTCGAAGTCCGGCTGCGTCAAATCTGGTCCGGTATTTTGCGGATCGACCAGATAGGTGTGAATGACCAATTCATGAGCCTCGGCGGAGATTCGCTCCGCGCAATGCTCATATTGGGACAGTTGCAGACTTTGCTCGGAGTGAGAGCTGATTTCAGGCTAGTCCTGCACGGGACCATTCGATCTCTTGCCGCTTCGATCGCGCACAGTGCCGAGCCCAATTCCCGCGCAGCTTTTACATACCGAAAGCTCAACCGATCGCCTCTGACACGACTCCAGGAGCACCTATGGTTCCTCTCGCAGCTCGATCCATCTGCAAGGAACTACATCATTCAAGGGGGCCTGCGAGTTAGGGGAAACATCGATTTAGCTCGCTTCACTCGCGCCTGGGCCGAGGTCATTCATTCCCACCAGGCACTTTCGGCGCGCTTCATCGACGAAGACGGTCCGGTTCAATGCTTCGATGCTCCGCCATCTACTAGCCTTGGATTGACCGATGTATCTCATCTCACCTCCTCCGAGGCTGAAGAGCTCATCGCACAGCTGCGGCGAACGGAGGTGAAAGACGGTTTTGACCTCCGACAAGGCCGCTTGTTTCGCGCGCGTATGGTCCGGTCTGGTCCCGACAACCATCTCATATTGATCACCGCTCATGAAATCATCCTCGATGCCTGGTCGATCTCTATTCTGCTCAGAGATCTTCAGCGAAAATATTTAGATGCCGTGGCGCCTTGGCCAGAGAACCGGGCATCACTCTCGGCCTACGCGGCGTGGGAAACACAACATGCTTCTCCAGAAGCGCTGCAGAGCCAACGTCACTATTGGCGTCGTCAGATTGGTGATGATCCGCCGGTGCTTTCGCTTGGAACGGGACGAGCGCGCCCTCAGACAAATTCATACCGCGGCGCCTCGCATCCAGTGCTGCTTGGCGACGATCTCTCCAGTCGCGTAAGAGAATTTGCGCGCGGAAACAGCTGCACCACGTCGACAACACTGCTGGCGTGCTTCAAGCTACTGCTACGAATGTATAGCGGTCAGGACGATATTGTCGTCGGCATACCACACGCTGTACGGGATCAACCTGGCAGCGCCGACATCGTCGGCTTTTTCCTGAATATGCTGCCAATCCGTGCCACAGTCGATGGCGGTGAATGCTTTGCTGCTCATGCCACGCGCATCCAGGGCCTGGTCAGCGATGCCATCGCAAATTCGGCCTATCCATTCGGATGGATGGTCAGGGATAGTAGGTTATGTCGCGAACCGGGGCGATCACCGATCTTCCAAGTCATGTTCAACATGTATTCCGAAGGCGCCGAGCCACTTGGTCAAGACGAGTTGGCTCTGACATTCCGCGAGTACGACACAGGCTATGTCAAATTCGACCTAACACTGTACGCGCAAGATCTGGGCGATGAAATTGCACTCCAACTGGCGTATGCGGAAGACATAATCTCGAGTGATCTGGCTATTCGCATGGCCAACACTCTGCGCTGTCTGATTGCCGCCTGCGTTGATAAGCCGCTTGTGCCCATTGAGGAACTAAACTGCCTCAGCTCCTCAGACCTCACTATACTGGATTCGCTGGATGGGTCGATCCAGCGATATGAATCTGAATGTCCGCTTGTTGAAGCCTTCGAGCAGATCAGCCTGTCCAATCAGAGCAATTTAGCATATTTTGGCGAGTTCGGGGAGGTCACATTCGGCCAGCTGCGTGAGCGCGTCGCCGCTATCCGCTCGTCACTGCGGAATATGGAGGTGGGGGCCGGCGATCTGGTCGCCATGCTTGTTGACCGCTCGCCGGACGTTGCCGCTATCATGCTTGCGGCGCGAGGCTTGGATGCTGTCGTTGTGCCGATATCGCCGGATTATCCGCGTGATCGGATCCAACATATCCTGCGAGATAGTCAGGCAAAGCTCTTGCTTCACGCGAATATCACGGAGCCTGGCTTTGAGATACCTTCGATTTGTCTGTTGGCCTTAGAAACGTGCAGTGTGTCGAGGGATGATTTCGCGCCCAGCAACACACCGTCAGATCACCCAATTGCGAACCTCATATACACGTCCTCCTCAACAGGCCGGGCGAAGGGGGTTCTTATACCGGAATGGGCCATTCTTAATCGACTGAACTGGATGTGGCGACGCTTTCCCTTCGACAGCACCGACGTCATGGTTGTCCAGAAGTCCGCCTGCCTTGTTGCGTCCGCTTGGGAGTATTTTGGCGGGCTTCTGAGAGGTGTGCCCACGCTGATCCTCACCCAAGGGCAGGTGCTAGCTCCGGATTTGTTGTTGTGCAGTTTGGCAAAACATCGCGTGACACGCTTTTTAGCCTCTCCACCACTCCTGTCCGGTCTCATCGGGGCTCAGGAACGGCAACCGCAAAGCACCGCCTTGAGATTGGTCACAAGCAGCGCCGAACCGATGCCTTCTTCGCTGCCCGCTCGCTGGCGTAGGTCTTTTCCGGGTGTGCCGCTGTGGAACTTCTATGGTGCGACGGAATGTGCGTCCAATGCAGCCGTGCACGAAACATCGGATGCGGATGACAACTCGGCGCTTGTCCCAGTGGGGCGGCCAATCGACAACGTCAAACTCTACGTGCTCGATGCACGATTGAAGAGAGTGCCTGTTGGAGCCCCCGGCGAACTGTGCATCGCGGGCCGCTGTCTGAGCGCTGGGTACTGGCAGGATCAAGATCGGACTGACCGCTGTTTCGTGCCGAATCCGTATGATTGCGGACAATACAACGTGCTTTATCGGAGTGGGGACATCGCACGCATCTCAGCCAGCGGCCTTCTCGAGATTTGCGGCCGATCGGACAACCAGATCAAAGTGAGGGGCTTTCGCATCGAGCCGGAGGAGGTCGAAGGCGCCCTTGAGTCTCATCCGGCAATCGCAAAGGCCGCGGTCTTCGCAGAAGGCATCGATGACGATCGCCGCTTGACGGCGAGCGTGGTGCCTGCTCGGGAGAATCTAAGCTCTGGAGAGATTCTCGCCCACCTGCGCAAAAAATTGCCATCTTACATGATTCCCGCAGCCTTCCGGTTGGTCGACAGTATTCCCCTGACGACGAGCGGAAAAATAGAGCGAGCTCGCCTATCTTCCGTTCCTTACCGCGAGATCGAGACCAATCCATCTGCTGAGCCCCGCACCAGGAACGAGCGAGTTCTTGCTCGGATCTGGGAGGATCTATTAGGCGCCAAGGGGGTGGGAATCGACAGCAGTTTTTTTGATATCGGAGGCGATTCTCTTCTGAGCGTACGTTGCGTCACGCTGGCGCGCAAAGCCGGGCTTAATCTCACCGTCAACCAACTTTATCGAACACCGACCATCAGGGATTTGGCGGCGGGGGAAGCGGAGGCGGCACCCCACAACGTCGATTTCGCGGACGGCTTACTGCCTGTGCCTCCCGTAATATCGTATTGGAATTCTCTTGTCGGCTTTGACGAGCATTTTAACATCGGGGATCTGTTCTTCTTGCCCGGTGGCATCCTGAACATCAAGATCCTGGACCGCGCTCTCGCCCATATCATCAAGCGGCACGAAGGCCTCAGGCTGCGCGTTGCCCGAACCCAAGATGGACTCCGGCTGGGAATCGGGCCTTGTCCGGCCGAGCGCATCGTGGAGGAGATCGATCTGGTCCGAATGACCGGCCCAGACCAGCGCAGGACAATCGAGAGTGTCTCGGCAAGATGTCAACACATGTTTCGGTTTGACGGCCACACGCCTCTTGTTCACGTTACGGCCTTCCGTATTTCGGAAAGCGGCGATTACTATCTGCTGCTGCTGATACATCATTTCGTAGTGGATGGAATAGGCTATCGGCTATTCCTCGAAGCATTGGAGGACGCATACAACGCTCTTGCTGCAGGCCATGATGTGAATGGTCCTGAGACCGTACAAAGGCTCTCTCCCTGGTTGAAGCGCCTCGAGCACTACGCGAACAGCGAAGCACTACACGAACTCAAGCACTGGGAGGGCATTGACTACGATCAGTTCAACTTGCGTGTCAGCGACGCGTCATGGCGCGGCCCGAGTGTCGCCGAAGAAAGCGCGAGAGAGCTTCACGATCCAAGTCTCGGAGGTCGGCGGGAGGTTTCGAACGGCCGTTCACTTCGGGTAGATCAGGCCAAGTACCATCTTGAGATCGATGGGGAGGCGACAGCGGGTCTCCTCAGTATTGGAGCCAGATCAGCGCATTGTCAGGACTTTGATGTGTTTCTTGCTGCGATGTCCGGTGCGTTTGGAGCCCTGTTCGGCAACTATTCGCTCTGGATTGATAGCCTGACCTCGACACGAGGTCGGCTGTTTGACGATTGCGATTCATCTCAGATCATTGGCCTCATCAGCGAGCTCGTCCCGCTTCCATTGAATGTCACCGGAAGGGAGTCGCGTTCCGGCCGTGCTCGTTCAATATACCGGCAGCGCAATGCGCTGCCGCGTGGGGAATAG